In bacterium, the DNA window ACTTATTCTCTATTTTCTCGCATTCATTGCGGTACTAATCGGGATTGCTGGACTTATCGCGCGACAGCTTATCATATATGCGCTTATATTAACGGCTCCTCTCGCATGCGTAATGTGGATCTTGCCAAATACCGAGAAGTTATTTAAGAAATGGTGGTCAAACCTGATCAAAGTCCTGATGATGTACCCGATTGTGACTGGCATGCTGGCCATATCGGTTCTTTTCCAAAAGATTGTAGGTAATGACGACGGCGCCCCGTTTGCAGTTAGGCTTGTCGGCATGGCTGCTCCACTTATTGCGCTCATGGCAATCCCGAAGACATTTAAGATGGGTGGCGAGCTATTCGCGGCTGGCGCTGGATTCCTTGCAGGAAGAGCAAGTGCAGGAATTGATTTTGCTAAAGGAGGAGTTAAGAAGGGTGCGAAAAGTGCGGCTAGTAGCCTGCCAAAAAGAATGGTATCAAGTGACAGGGGGCAAAAAATCGCAATGGGTCTTGGAGCTACACCCATTATTAGATCGTTCGGTGGCAAAACAGCTGCAAGAAAAGCGGCGCAATTAAAGTCTGGCCGGCTAAATGAGGCAGAGTCACTTGTGAAGGACATGTCGTCAGATCAGCTAATGTCAATCGCAAATAGAGGTAACTTCCAGGAGCGCACGGCCGCTATAGGTCAATTAGCAAAGATGGGTGACAGAAAAGCCCTAGCTAAATTAAGTCAATCAGGCGGTGCTACAGGCATGGCATATAATGCGGCCAGTGGGCGTTATGCTGGAGATTTTGGAAAAAATGTAGATCTGCGACGAATCGGTGGTTCATACACAGACATGTCAAGTTTGTCAGACGACGCACTATCTCAGCTCTCAGCGGATGCGTTTGGCTCGAATGTTATGTCAGGTCGAATAACTACGGGACAAATGACACGACTCGCAAACAATACTAGGGCCCAAAACAATATGTCATCTGAGTCATTAGCAATGCTAAGAGCATACCAAGCCGGTACATCCGAACCACAGTCTCAAGGAAATGTTGAAGCTGTCATGCAATACCTTTCAAAAGAGAGTACTGCACCAGACTATAAAGACATTACTGTTGGCGATAAAACGGTTAATCGTGCCGCCCCACAAATTGGCACTGGTACCACGGCATACCGTGCAGGAGTAAGAGTCAGGAGAACTGGTGAAGCAGTAAGGAATGCGCCCTCTAAGGCGGCCGACAAGGTACGTGATTTCCTTAACTAAAATTAATACCATAATATATGGCACAATATAAAGTCCCTCAAAACGTAGAGTCCGAAGACAAGCTACTTGGTCCTTTGACCATGAAGCAGTTTATCTATGCAGTCATTGGACTGGCATGGGGTGGGCTGTGGTATATGATTCTCCGCGCTGGTGGAGCCGCTGGGCTTGTGCTTGCGATCTTCGTCATCCTACCGGTATCCGGCTTCATGTTCCTCCTAGCTTTCGGGCGCCGCGAAGAACAAAGCTTCGAGAACTACCTCATCGCCCTCATCCGCTTCACTGTCGTCCCGCGCAAGCGTGTCTGGATGAAGGACACATCTGTGGAGCACGCCATCGTCGACGCGCCACCACCCCCGAAGGTACAGGAACTCACCGCCGCCGACTACGCGCAGGTCCAAAGCCGTCTGCGTCAGCTCGCGATGGTAGTGGACACACGTGGACACTTGAAGAACGAGGAAGTACAGGCACTCGATCCTACCAACCAAGCTGCTACATTCTCACAACGTGTCTTCACACCACCAAGTCTGCAGCAAGAAATAGCACCAAGCCAGCTACAAAAAGGGGATGACATCATCTCGCAAACAGAATCAGGTCAGAAGATTCAAGATGTCGGCCGAATGCTACAAAATGTTGAGCACGACGTACGCGACCAAGCTAGACAAGCCATGACTCAAGCAATCCAAGACCCATCTGCGGTACAAACACCGGCACAACCCTCCCAGCCACAACTGAGTGATGATATACTTAAAAAGGTTATGGATACTACTGACCTATCAGTAGCCCAGGTTGCTCAGGCAGCCAACCGTGGCCAACTCCAGGCCGGACAGCCCGTCAGTTTCCGCTAAGACAGCAGCCGCCCTCCAAAAGACAAATCTTCAGAACAAAAACGTACACATAGAACCAAGATAGAAACAACCACACTGTATCGGGCTGTTTCTTTTTGTTATGATGATATATTCGTCACTTATAGTACCGAGCATATGAGGTGCTCGTAAGTCCGATAGGTAGTCAAACGACCTAAAAGTAGAAAGAGGGTAGAGAATCAAAGATGGCTGACTCCGTCCAGCAAGCGCCCATTTCAGCACAAGAAGCTGAATACCAGAAATCAATTACGCCACCAAAACAGGTGCAGGATCAGCGTATGAGTACGCAGAACCACCTGATGTTTACTGAGATCAAAGACGGTATCGTTGTGATGCGTGACGGTTCGCTGCGCATGATCGTACTCGCTAGCGCGCTCAACTTCGACCTCAAGAGCCCGCAGGAACAAGACGCGATTGAGTTTGCCTACCAAGGCTTCTTAAATGGACTTCACTTCCCAATTCAGATCGTGATTCGAAGCCGTAAGCTCGAGCTTGATGGCTATCTCGACAAGCTCGAAGTCCTGCAGGCCAATGAAAATAATCCTCTCATCTCTGGTCTGATGGAGGACTATATTTACAATATTCAGGGCCTACTCGAGCAGGTCAATATCATGAATAAGGAATTCTACATCGTCGTGCCATACTTCATCGAGGCCGGGAAGAAGGTGAAAGACAACGCTGGTGTGAAGTTTGCCTCTCTCTTCCAAAGCAACACTGATCAAGTCCAGACCACTGAGATCTTCGAACAACGTAAGCGTGACCTTATCCAGCGCACCAACCTCGTCGCACAAGGTCTCGGTCAGATGGGAATTCGTGCAGCAGTCTTAAGCACGCAAGAAGTTATCGAGCTCTTCTACACCAGCTACAACCAAGAAGAAGCTATGACACAAAATCTCACCGATATCGATCAGATGACCACCCCAATCGTCGAACGCGGCAACCCAATGCCTCAACCTTCAGTGGCTCAAACGCAACCTGGACAAACTCCCGGGCAACCACCCATGCCACCCCAAAACCCACTCATGGGAGGAGGGCAGTAGTGGCGAAGAAGCAACAGATAGACCCGCAGGCGCTTGAGCAGCAAGAGGCGGATCGCGTATATCGTGAGGGCGTCCTTAGTCTCCGCGACATTATTGCACCAAGCTCATTTACGATCGAAAACAACTACCTCATCATTGGCACGCGCTATGTACGAACGCTCTTCGTATACGGCTATCCACGCACGCTCTTTACTGGATGGCTTAGTCCTATTATTAATCTCGATGAAGTCATCGATATATCAATCAATATTATGCCGGTCGAGAGCCGCGTGATCCTCGAAAACCTCAAGAAAAAAGTAGGGCAGCTTGAAGCAAGCTACCAGATCAATGCCGAGAAGGGGAAGGTCCGTGATCCTGGACTTGAAGCCGCGCTGTCTGACGCTGAAGAGCTACGCGATCAGCTGCAAGTGGGGGAGGAGCGATTCTTCCGTTTTGGGCTGTATTTCACTATCTACGGTAAAGACCTCGAGGAACTTGATCTCGTACAACGCAAGATCGAATCCATCCTTGGTACCAGCCTCATCTACACCAAGCCCGCCAGTGTACAGATGGAGCAAGGCTTCAACTCTACGCTTCCGATCGGCACTGATCAGCTTGGCATCTATCGCAACATGAATACCGGCTCACTCTCGACCAGCTTCCCATTCACAACCGCTGAGCTGTCGCGCAATGAAGGAATTCTCTACGGGTTGAACCGTCACAATAACGGGCTCGTACTCTTCGATCGGTTTAGCCTTGAGAATGCAAACATGGTTGTCTTCGCGAAGTCTGGAGCGGGGAAGTCCTTTACGGTGAAGCTCGAGTGCCTGCGATCCCTCATGATGGGTACTGAAATAATTATCGTCGACCCAGAAAACGAGTATAAGACCCTCTGTGATGCTGTCGGTGGTAGCTTCGTCAAGCTATCACTCACTAGTAATACCCATATCAACCCCTTTGATCTCCCGAAGATCGTCGATCCCGAAGAAGCCGACAATGCTCTGCGTGCCAATATCATCATGCTCGAAGCTCTCATTCGTGTGATGTTTAACGGACAGCTCAGTGACGCCGAGATGGGGGATCTCGATACCGCTATCATTCAAACGTATGCCAACAAGGGCATAACCAACGACCCGCTCACGCACAACGTCGAGCCGCCAGTTATGAATGATCTCTACAATACACTCGTGCAGATGGGGAATTATGGCTCAGGTACAGGGCCACAGATCGCTGCTCGCTTACGTCGCTTCACCGAAGGTTCTTTCTCGGGTATTTTCTCCCAGCAATCAAACGTTAATCTTGATAACCGTATGGTGGTCTTCAATATCCGTGACCTCGAAGATGAGCTCAGGCCAGTCGGCATGTTCATCGCCCTCAACTACATCTGGAATCGTATCAAGACCGATCGCAAGAAACGCATCCTCGCCGTAGACGAGGCCTGGCAGCTCATGCAATATCCTGACTCAGCGCAATTCCTCTTCTCGATCGCTAAACGCTGCCGTAAGTACTACACCGGCCTGACAACAATCACGCAGGATGTAGAAGACTTCTTGCAAAACCGACTAGGCCGCGCGGTGGTAAACAACAGCTCGCTCCAACTTCTGCTCAAACAAAACCCTGCAGCTGTCGACATCATTTCGCAGACTTTCAAACTCACAAGTGAGGAGTCGGCTCGCTTAAGCCAATTCCCAGTAGGTGAGGGGTTGTTCTTCGCAGGCTTAAATCATGTCATTATTCGAATTCTCGCAAGCCCCATGGAAGAGCAGCTCATCACCACTAATCCGCACGATATCCTCGAGAAACGCATGAAAGAGCAGAATGATGGGGTGGCAGCCGAGGGAGCGCAGGTCATTAATAACTACGGCGAGCAGAGCAACCAAGGAGGTGGTCAGACACCCGCAACACCACAGATTGACCCAAATCCACCTCAAGAGCAAGTATCAGTCCCAGCTGAGGCCCCAGATCTAGTTCCCGCACAAGCTACCGAGATGCAGCCAGACCAAGAATACGCAGCCCCATTATTTGGAGAGGATGAGGAATAGATATGATCCCCTGGCTACACACTAGCAATCCTTCTAGGGCTCGCCGGCACAACCTAAGATCTCCTTCTTTTGGCCACGAGCGATCTACTGGTGGTAGCCTATCAGACAAAGTCAAGAATGATAGCACAACATCACTCAACCCCACAAGTACCGGAAATACCAATCCTAATGGTTCGGGTCTGCCATCTGTAAACGAGGGTCGAGGCAAGGGAGCCGTAAGTAAGGGTGTCGACAAGGGCCTAGAACAAATAAAGAATAAGTCAAAGGGCACTCCTGTAGGAGAGGCTGCGAATCTCGCAAGTAAGGTAAAAAATACTAGTCAAACCGCAAAAAGAGAAGGAGCAGTTGCGGCAGGAGCTGATGTAGCTGCTGCCGCTGCTCGAACAGGGTTAGCCGCAACCGGCGTTGGTAAAGCCGCCAATGTCGCAATGAATGCCGCAAAAAAGCTTGGTCAGACGGTAGGTATCAATATAAAGGATAGGTACTTCTTGTATGTAGTAATCTTCATGAGTACCTGGCAGTTTATTCTTGTTTTTTTTGTTATTATGGTCGCCGCGTCTCTATTTGGATCACCATCCAAGCTCCTAAAAACAGGCTGGTCGATTGCTAAACATTACGTAGGCCTTTCGGTGTCGACCCAGATAGACCAGGGAGTTGCTGGCAAAATGGCTTACGAAATCCCTGTTGGTAAGGATGGTCGAGCATTGGCGGCAGCCACAAACTACAATCCTGCCAGCATGCCAAAAGAGGGGACTCTAGAATACCGACTCGCAAAGATAGATTGGGAAAAAGCAAAATTCCAGTCAGTTAAACCTGATTCAAATTGCGAGATCAAAACATCCAAAGTCGTGGGGCCAGATGGTCAAGAACGAAGCGTTATTGATTCTGTAACTATTAAGGGCCAAGTCTTAAACCTAGAAGGTATTGCTAGATCAAATTGTATCGACAAAACCTATCCGATATTTAATACCATTATGCGCTCAGAATATATTCGAGAGAACCTCAATAAAAAGCTAGGGATTAGGTATGCCTATGCTGCCCCCAGGGATAGTACTGAGATACGTGGCAAATCAGATGCACAAATCAAAGAAACGCTACGCAAGAAAACATTGAGTAGAGTATGGCAGAGTAGCGGTAAGGGTGTTGAAGGTGTAGCACCAACCACAGACGACGATACGCCCCGAAATACAAACTCAAATGTAGATAAATATATCTACCCAACAGACACTATACTTCCTTTTAGTGTTGCAAATTGCGCAAACAATTACGAGTTTCCAGAAAAGCCATCTTGGGACAACGCTATCGCAAAAGCCCGTCACGATCTTATTTGTGGGGTACCGCCGGATCAGATTATATTTTATGCGCACATACCTCGTGAGAGTGATGCCGAGAGCACAGATCCAGCGAAAAAAGCCCGGGCACAAGCGGCCGTACTAAATACCGTATGTCAGATTTATAATCGCTATACAACAGAATTAACCGACACGGCATCAAAGAACTATAAACAGGCTGTCAAAGATCGTATTAAGTCCGAAGCAAATGCTGCATTCTCAATTATTACTTACGATGATACAGCGAAAACATATTTTCCAAACATTAAGGAGTGGGGCACTGACTCTTATAAGGTGTTGGGTCTAGGGAAATCACAGCAATACAACTACGCGGTAAATGGTCGTCTTGCAGGCGAAACGATTTCCCCAGATGCACTATCTAAGATATTTGGCGGTCCAAATATTCGTGGTGAAGGAATATATGCCGACACTCAAAGCAGCCGTATGATAGCAACATTTAGGAGAGTTGCAGCTGAAAACTGTACAGGGTCTGATAGTATTAACTTCACAGATCTGGCAAACGGAGTGATAGACAGGAGCTATCTAAATATATTTTACTTAACAATATACAAAGTGCTATTTCGTGGAAGTGTAGCAAATCTAGACAGCTACAAAAGAGCAAAAGACGGAACCATAATAAATACAATTGCTGCCATGAACAAAGTAACTATAGAGGATGTTATGAAGCGCCTCATACTTACCGCGAGTAATAACGGCACTTCTGGCGTCGAAGAAGGACCAGCAAATTTCAACAGACAGTCTATTGGCGCCCTAGCGTACAAAAACAGTCTCATTATTTCTATGGGCGGACAATTCTTCAATCAAAACGAAGCCATAGCCGCTGAAAATATATCGAACTCCATCATCGCGTATGAAGATCAATACCAGGGTCTTCTTGGGCGGATCTTCAACAGGAATAATCCTCGCTCCATCTACAGTAGGCTGCAAGTTGCCTTTACAGATTATCCAAAGAATATTCCATCAAATGTGGCTAGTCTTTTTGGAAATCTCTTCAACCCTGCACGCAATATGATTAGTGGTCGAGATTCGCTCGCATACACTCTCACCGGCAAGAGTAATGTTGCCCAAGCAGCATCAAGTCATGAGATAAATAATCTCCATATCGATCCTGCAGGCTTCCCGCCAGGATTTTACGAGGTACCAATTATCGAAAATGCACGAGCAATCGAAAAAATCATAGAACAAAATCCTACAGCATCAAGCACAATGTACCAATGGGAGCTTTGTATGCGTGAATTTATACCTGATCGTTTCCATCTCAACAATCCAGACCCAGATAATGAGCAGCAAAAGAGCTTATATAATAATTTCTGTAAAGAACTTTATGACACACAATCTCCTGGATCTAATGGTGCCCCCAAGAAACTGTCCAATACTTCTGTGATCCAGCGTTTCACAAATAACCCCGGCAGTATAAATCTCGCCAAGAACAGTCAGGATAGGAGAGACCTCTCGTTCATGTTCCGTGTATATCACTTCAACATCCTACAAACTGATGCACTACTCTACCTGTCAAATCCAGCGCAAGAGGACCCCACATTTAACGCTAATAGTAGCGGTCCCGCAGAATCTGGAGAAGACGATACACCTGTCACAACAACAACCCCGACTGGCGACAGAAATGCGCCGTGTCCACCAGGCACCGCTGATGCTGGCACAGGCACGAGATATGGTGTTGGCAGGATATTTGAATATTCTATGCGACTCTGTAAGGTAAATAATACGATCGTTAGCGTTACGATGGCAGCAAATCTACTTAATCTTTACAACGCCGCTGCTGCTGAAGGTATTAATCTGAGCGGTGGTGGATATCGTTCATTCGATCAGCAAGTTGCAGTTCGCAGAAAAAATAATTGCGCAGACCTCTATACAGCCCCATCATCTTCATGTTCGCCACCTACAGCAATACCAGGCAAGTCTATGCATGAGGCTGGCGAAGCTGTAGACTTCTCGCAAGGAGGGTCGACACTGACTCGCTCATCTGGTGGATATCTCTGGATGAAGTACCACGCAAATAAGTATGGATTCTATAATCTGCCTAGTGAGCCATGGCATTGGTCGAGTAATGGAAGGTAAGGATATGAAAAGAGTACTTAGAGCCCTACTATGCCTAATAATAACCCTTACTCCATCCATTGCTTCTGCTGCCACCCCAAATCCTGCCGCAAAAGTTTCCCCTACGTCCAGCATCTCTGATCAACGACGTAATATTGAACGCAACCCCTTCTATGATGAGACAGCAGAAGTTGATACCGATGCAGTTTGTAATTCTTTAGGATTATACGATCAAGGCCAAGCTTCACCATCAGCTTCGGTAGCACCATCCGCAAGTCCAACTCCAGATACAACAGCAATCCCTGCGGGTACAGCACCTTCAGTCGATCAAATTCGTGCGAAGCTCCTTGCAATTAAGAATGTTGGTGGAGCTGCTCGAGTAGAATCGATAATCAATCATCTAGACTGGTACCAACAAGCAGGTCAAGAGGGAGATGTGCCCTGGCAGATGCTTGTGGGCATACATTTTCGTGAAGGACTACATTTCGATAATCCGAGCAACGGACAAGGTGCCTTTCAGCTATATTCTGCCTGGAGGGCTGGCGCAAGCTTTCCACCTGGGCCAATCACTAAAGAGGAATGGGTACGCCAGGCAAAGATAGCCGCCGCAACACTAAAGGGTGGTGTGAATAGCTCACCATCTCCAATAAACGTAGGTAAAACGCTTAATAAGGACACTACAGACACAAATCTTATTAAGGACGTAATGTGGGCATATAACGGTAAGGGAGCTAGAACAAAAGCCTGGGCACTTGAATATGCAACCGAGCTAGGGTTTAACCCGCCAGATCATTATCTCTTCGAAGGTTCTGCGTATGTTATGAATTTCTGGGATGCAGTACGCGACGGCATGAGACAATGTGCGGTCGATGGATGTTCCAGGACAAACAGCTCAGCCAACCCAGGGGCTTTCCTCTTCTATGCCGCACTCAGTGGCTACACTGGCGGTGGCGCGAATAGTAATGGCTGCGAACAGACAGGTGGTGGTTCTACCACAGTCCCCAATGGCGATAAGATCCTAGAGATTGCACTAGCTGAAGTTGGCCATAGAGAATGGGATGAGAGAGTACTTGAATATACAACGGGCCGTCGAGAGAATTGGTGTGCAGACTTCGTGAGCTGGGTATTGAAGCAGGCAGGCACCCCATTTACTGGTGGTGGTGCGGGCGGCTGGCAAATCCCAGCGGTAAGTAATGTGATGGAGTATCTAAGAACAAAAGGCGAGTTCCACCCGAAGGATGATGGATATATACCTCAGCCTGGTGATATATTTATCTTCAAGAGCGGAGGTCGCAGTCACACCGGGTTTGTGACAAAATATGAGAACGGTAGATTCTATACAGTAGAAGGAAATGCATCAAATCAAGTAAAAACAAGTAGTTACGACATGAACTACTCCGGTCTGACCGGGTTTGGACACCTTAAGTAATGACTCAATCAAAACTTTTTAGAAACGTTATCATATCCCTAGTGGCGCTCATAGCTGCCGTTGGTATTGGATATATATACTATCAATCAACAAACCTACTCTTGTCGAACTCGAATGTTGACTCAGGTACCATTCCAAGTTCGACTATAAGCATTCTTCTAAACTTCAATAAGGATATTGACCCATCGCAAAATCTCGACGAAGTAGTGACTGTAAGCCCATCCCTACAGAGACAATCAATACGCGTGAATAAAAAACAGCTAGAAATAATCTACGACTACCTTGATGCAAATATTGATTATGAAATTAAACTAAAGAATTTAAAGAGTACTGATGGATTATTTTTGTCTCAGTCGATAAAATTCAAGACCTCCTATGTACCATATAATCTCCAATCTAAGGATCAACAAAAGCAAGCCCTAGAGGATACAAATAAAGAGTTACGTAATTTCCCAATCCTCAATGAATTACCATACGAAGAGGAGCGCTTTAAGATAGAGGGTGATATCTCCGCAGATCAGCAAAGTATTGAATATACAATTACCTTATTTGCAATTCTTAATAGAGAGGATCAGACGGCCCAATACCGCGCCGACCTAAAGGCCTTTAAGGCAGCTTCCCTAAAATGGCTAACCGATCAGAATGTAGACGTAAGCAAAGCAAAGATTACCTACATCCCAGAGGATCCTGATAGTATTAGCCAATAATCCTCACACTCACACGAAGTATCTCACGGCCAGTTATCTTTCTGAGTGATCGCTCAATCTGTATGTGACGCAGTCGAATCTCACTCGCCTCAGAGCCATTCGTAACAGTCACGCCGACAATATTGTTCTTATATCGCACCGACTCCACCTCAACGTGGGCTTGTGAGCGCACCACCTTGCGAACTTGTTCAAAAAAACCCAAAAGATCATCGGCGCGTTCAAAATTCCTATACTCCATAACATTCCCAATACTCTCAAAGCCCATTTATTTTCTCCTCGTCAGATCAATTGTTTGCGCAGGAAGCTCAAGTCGCCTGTCGATATCTGCCGTAGTAATGACAGTCTGTACATCCTTCAGAACGTCAACTAAGAGATGGCGCCGGGACTCATCAAGCTCGCTAAAAACATCATCTAGGAGTAGGGTAGGGGTCATTCCATCGCGCTTCTCGCGAATATATAACACTTCACACAATTTCAAGGCAAGTAGTGTGGTACGATTTTCGCCGCGCGAAGCGGTTTCATGAAATAATACTTCATTGCGATATAGTTGCCAGTCCTCACGATGGGGGCCGGTTGAGGTTGTGCCGATGGCGATGTCGCGCGCACGATTATCATGTAAGCGACGCAGGAAGTCACTAGAGCGTTCTTTGTAGCTCAGACTAGTACGAGGGCGTTCGCCAGCGATATGCTCAATGTAGCGCTGTAGCTGCGGCTCAAGCCATACGAGTGCTTGCGAGCGAGCATTATAAATTGCTTCGGCCGGCTCAGCAAGCTGGGTATCGAGAATGAAGAGTTGATCTTCAAGCCGCCTGACGGGGGATCGCTTATTCTGGTAGAGTAGTGCATTCCGTTGTTTGATAAGCCGGCGATAGAGTATGAGCGAGCGTCTATATGGTTCACTCGTCTGCGCAAGCAGCATATCCATATACTGCCGACGAAGTGCCGGAGTACCACCGAGTAATTGTAAGTGTCCAGGTTCAAATAGCACCACCGGATGTAATCCGAGGAGTGTGTGTCGACTAATACCGACCTCATTACGCAGAAAGCGCTTCTGACGCCGAGGCAGCAGTCGATATACTACCGAGAGAATCTCATCTTCGTATTCGGCATCAACTCGAAAACCGTCTTGATGCTCAGTAATGAGAGTGCTATCATCGGCACGAAATGATTGCCCAGTAGACGCAACATAAATCGCCTCAAGAATATTTGTCTTGCCGGTCGCGTTTGGACCCAGTATCACCGTCACGCGTTCTTCAAGCTCGAGAGTTAACGTCTCATACGAGCGGAAATGTGTAAGGTGCAAGCGCTTTAACATACAGCTCCTTAGCTACGCAGAGGCATAATCAAGTGCAGACTTTGTTGATTGTCCCTTGGTTGTAAGGGGACAACGACACAGGGATCAAGCTTCTCATTGAGACGGATCTCCACTTGTGGCTCAGAGTAAGCGCCTAATGCATCAAGCAAGAACCGGGCATTTAGCGAGATCTCAGTTGCATCACCCTTCAGCTCGATCGGGACTTCAGATGTATTTTGTCCTACCTGCGCTGCCTCGGCGTAAATTTTCATCAAGCCTTGCTCTGCCGTTACGCGGACTGTATGAGCGCTCTCGCGCGCAAACACTCCGGCAAGCCTAGTTGCTGCCATCAGCTCATCACGCTGACAGGTGAGAGTTGTTTTGGATTCGGTGGGGATAATCTGGGTATAGTTTGGAAAATTACCTTCAATGAGTCGCGAGATAAGGGTAATGTCTCCAGATGTAAACTTAATCTCGTTTTCGCCAAC includes these proteins:
- a CDS encoding PrgI family protein, whose protein sequence is MAQYKVPQNVESEDKLLGPLTMKQFIYAVIGLAWGGLWYMILRAGGAAGLVLAIFVILPVSGFMFLLAFGRREEQSFENYLIALIRFTVVPRKRVWMKDTSVEHAIVDAPPPPKVQELTAADYAQVQSRLRQLAMVVDTRGHLKNEEVQALDPTNQAATFSQRVFTPPSLQQEIAPSQLQKGDDIISQTESGQKIQDVGRMLQNVEHDVRDQARQAMTQAIQDPSAVQTPAQPSQPQLSDDILKKVMDTTDLSVAQVAQAANRGQLQAGQPVSFR
- a CDS encoding ATP-binding protein, whose protein sequence is MAKKQQIDPQALEQQEADRVYREGVLSLRDIIAPSSFTIENNYLIIGTRYVRTLFVYGYPRTLFTGWLSPIINLDEVIDISINIMPVESRVILENLKKKVGQLEASYQINAEKGKVRDPGLEAALSDAEELRDQLQVGEERFFRFGLYFTIYGKDLEELDLVQRKIESILGTSLIYTKPASVQMEQGFNSTLPIGTDQLGIYRNMNTGSLSTSFPFTTAELSRNEGILYGLNRHNNGLVLFDRFSLENANMVVFAKSGAGKSFTVKLECLRSLMMGTEIIIVDPENEYKTLCDAVGGSFVKLSLTSNTHINPFDLPKIVDPEEADNALRANIIMLEALIRVMFNGQLSDAEMGDLDTAIIQTYANKGITNDPLTHNVEPPVMNDLYNTLVQMGNYGSGTGPQIAARLRRFTEGSFSGIFSQQSNVNLDNRMVVFNIRDLEDELRPVGMFIALNYIWNRIKTDRKKRILAVDEAWQLMQYPDSAQFLFSIAKRCRKYYTGLTTITQDVEDFLQNRLGRAVVNNSSLQLLLKQNPAAVDIISQTFKLTSEESARLSQFPVGEGLFFAGLNHVIIRILASPMEEQLITTNPHDILEKRMKEQNDGVAAEGAQVINNYGEQSNQGGGQTPATPQIDPNPPQEQVSVPAEAPDLVPAQATEMQPDQEYAAPLFGEDEE
- a CDS encoding M15 family metallopeptidase codes for the protein MIPWLHTSNPSRARRHNLRSPSFGHERSTGGSLSDKVKNDSTTSLNPTSTGNTNPNGSGLPSVNEGRGKGAVSKGVDKGLEQIKNKSKGTPVGEAANLASKVKNTSQTAKREGAVAAGADVAAAAARTGLAATGVGKAANVAMNAAKKLGQTVGINIKDRYFLYVVIFMSTWQFILVFFVIMVAASLFGSPSKLLKTGWSIAKHYVGLSVSTQIDQGVAGKMAYEIPVGKDGRALAAATNYNPASMPKEGTLEYRLAKIDWEKAKFQSVKPDSNCEIKTSKVVGPDGQERSVIDSVTIKGQVLNLEGIARSNCIDKTYPIFNTIMRSEYIRENLNKKLGIRYAYAAPRDSTEIRGKSDAQIKETLRKKTLSRVWQSSGKGVEGVAPTTDDDTPRNTNSNVDKYIYPTDTILPFSVANCANNYEFPEKPSWDNAIAKARHDLICGVPPDQIIFYAHIPRESDAESTDPAKKARAQAAVLNTVCQIYNRYTTELTDTASKNYKQAVKDRIKSEANAAFSIITYDDTAKTYFPNIKEWGTDSYKVLGLGKSQQYNYAVNGRLAGETISPDALSKIFGGPNIRGEGIYADTQSSRMIATFRRVAAENCTGSDSINFTDLANGVIDRSYLNIFYLTIYKVLFRGSVANLDSYKRAKDGTIINTIAAMNKVTIEDVMKRLILTASNNGTSGVEEGPANFNRQSIGALAYKNSLIISMGGQFFNQNEAIAAENISNSIIAYEDQYQGLLGRIFNRNNPRSIYSRLQVAFTDYPKNIPSNVASLFGNLFNPARNMISGRDSLAYTLTGKSNVAQAASSHEINNLHIDPAGFPPGFYEVPIIENARAIEKIIEQNPTASSTMYQWELCMREFIPDRFHLNNPDPDNEQQKSLYNNFCKELYDTQSPGSNGAPKKLSNTSVIQRFTNNPGSINLAKNSQDRRDLSFMFRVYHFNILQTDALLYLSNPAQEDPTFNANSSGPAESGEDDTPVTTTTPTGDRNAPCPPGTADAGTGTRYGVGRIFEYSMRLCKVNNTIVSVTMAANLLNLYNAAAAEGINLSGGGYRSFDQQVAVRRKNNCADLYTAPSSSCSPPTAIPGKSMHEAGEAVDFSQGGSTLTRSSGGYLWMKYHANKYGFYNLPSEPWHWSSNGR
- a CDS encoding CHAP domain-containing protein, which encodes MKRVLRALLCLIITLTPSIASAATPNPAAKVSPTSSISDQRRNIERNPFYDETAEVDTDAVCNSLGLYDQGQASPSASVAPSASPTPDTTAIPAGTAPSVDQIRAKLLAIKNVGGAARVESIINHLDWYQQAGQEGDVPWQMLVGIHFREGLHFDNPSNGQGAFQLYSAWRAGASFPPGPITKEEWVRQAKIAAATLKGGVNSSPSPINVGKTLNKDTTDTNLIKDVMWAYNGKGARTKAWALEYATELGFNPPDHYLFEGSAYVMNFWDAVRDGMRQCAVDGCSRTNSSANPGAFLFYAALSGYTGGGANSNGCEQTGGGSTTVPNGDKILEIALAEVGHREWDERVLEYTTGRRENWCADFVSWVLKQAGTPFTGGGAGGWQIPAVSNVMEYLRTKGEFHPKDDGYIPQPGDIFIFKSGGRSHTGFVTKYENGRFYTVEGNASNQVKTSSYDMNYSGLTGFGHLK
- the recF gene encoding DNA replication and repair protein RecF (All proteins in this family for which functions are known are DNA-binding proteins that assist the filamentation of RecA onto DNA for the initiation of recombination or recombinational repair.): MLKRLHLTHFRSYETLTLELEERVTVILGPNATGKTNILEAIYVASTGQSFRADDSTLITEHQDGFRVDAEYEDEILSVVYRLLPRRQKRFLRNEVGISRHTLLGLHPVVLFEPGHLQLLGGTPALRRQYMDMLLAQTSEPYRRSLILYRRLIKQRNALLYQNKRSPVRRLEDQLFILDTQLAEPAEAIYNARSQALVWLEPQLQRYIEHIAGERPRTSLSYKERSSDFLRRLHDNRARDIAIGTTSTGPHREDWQLYRNEVLFHETASRGENRTTLLALKLCEVLYIREKRDGMTPTLLLDDVFSELDESRRHLLVDVLKDVQTVITTADIDRRLELPAQTIDLTRRK